The Streptomyces sp. NBC_01142 genome has a window encoding:
- a CDS encoding LVIVD repeat-containing protein: MTLLHPTRVRRRRLGVAAAAAGLLATLLTAGPAVATPDPGDVPAKEKISSRQEADARSAIKSGDIPGVDEIVHSDNIKHVANIPKDALQGTNSDLAFQGKYAFAGNYDGFRIFDISNPKAPRTVAQVLCPGAQNDISVSGDLLFLSTDASRSDNSCNSVSQPATEKSSWEGMKIFDISDKRNPKYVAAVETACGSHTHTIVPERRNVYVYVSSYSPNAAFPDCQPPHDGITVIKVPRKAPQKSAVVNFPVLFPGDGPDGGGNPGGPTNPGVSKTTGCHDITVLPSKDLAAGACMGDGILFDISNPERPEVIDQVQDNVNFAFWHSATFNQKANKVVFTDELGGGGAATCNAEIGPKRGADGIYDIVGKGDRRKLVFRSYFKIDRHQADAEVCVAHNGSIIPVKGRDLMVQAWYQGGISVWDFTDSSKPKEIGYFERGPVTLDRVTTAGSWSAYYYNGYVFSNDIAKGLDVLKIEDRRTDPAKRVRMHELNVQTQPDYFDDFDD, from the coding sequence GTGACCCTGTTGCACCCCACCCGAGTGCGGCGCAGACGTCTGGGCGTGGCGGCAGCCGCGGCCGGGCTCCTCGCCACCCTGCTGACGGCCGGACCCGCGGTCGCCACACCAGACCCCGGGGACGTACCTGCCAAGGAGAAGATCTCCAGCCGGCAGGAGGCCGACGCCAGGTCGGCCATCAAGAGCGGCGACATCCCCGGCGTGGACGAGATCGTCCACAGCGACAACATCAAGCACGTCGCCAACATCCCCAAGGATGCTCTCCAGGGCACCAACTCGGACCTGGCGTTCCAAGGGAAGTACGCCTTCGCGGGCAACTACGACGGCTTCCGGATCTTCGACATCAGCAACCCGAAGGCCCCCAGGACCGTCGCCCAGGTGCTGTGTCCCGGAGCGCAGAACGACATCTCCGTCTCCGGTGATCTGCTCTTCCTGTCCACCGATGCCTCGCGCAGCGACAACTCCTGCAACAGCGTCTCGCAGCCCGCGACGGAGAAGTCGTCCTGGGAGGGCATGAAGATCTTCGACATCAGCGACAAGCGCAACCCGAAGTACGTCGCCGCTGTCGAGACCGCGTGCGGCTCGCACACGCACACGATCGTCCCCGAGCGTCGCAACGTCTATGTGTACGTCTCCTCGTACTCGCCGAACGCGGCCTTCCCGGACTGCCAGCCGCCGCACGACGGAATCACCGTCATCAAGGTGCCGCGCAAGGCGCCCCAGAAGTCCGCGGTCGTGAACTTCCCGGTGCTCTTCCCGGGTGACGGCCCCGACGGCGGCGGCAACCCGGGCGGTCCCACCAACCCGGGCGTCTCCAAGACCACCGGCTGCCACGACATCACGGTGCTCCCCTCCAAGGACCTGGCCGCCGGCGCCTGCATGGGTGACGGCATCCTGTTCGACATCAGCAACCCGGAGCGGCCGGAGGTCATCGACCAGGTCCAGGACAACGTCAACTTCGCGTTCTGGCACTCGGCGACCTTCAACCAGAAGGCCAACAAGGTCGTCTTCACCGACGAGCTGGGCGGCGGAGGCGCCGCCACCTGCAACGCCGAGATCGGCCCGAAGCGCGGTGCCGACGGCATCTACGACATCGTCGGCAAGGGCGACAGGCGCAAGCTGGTCTTCCGCAGCTACTTCAAGATCGACCGGCACCAGGCGGACGCCGAGGTGTGCGTGGCCCACAACGGCTCGATCATCCCGGTGAAGGGCCGTGACCTCATGGTCCAGGCCTGGTACCAGGGCGGTATCTCGGTGTGGGACTTCACCGACTCCTCGAAGCCCAAGGAGATCGGGTACTTCGAGCGCGGCCCCGTCACCCTTGACCGGGTCACCACCGCGGGCTCCTGGTCGGCGTACTACTACAACGGCTATGTCTTCTCCAACGACATCGCCAAGGGGCTCGACGTCCTGAAGATCGAGGACAGGCGTACGGACCCGGCGAAGCGGGTGCGCATGCACGAGCTCAACGTGCAGACGCAGCCCGACTATTTCGACGACTTCGACGACTGA
- a CDS encoding TetR/AcrR family transcriptional regulator → MSPRSASVNEELRRRSRERLLQATVDLVDERGYEATTLADIADRAGAARGLVSYYFPGKRQLLQSAVHRMMHRALEAALEREPRTEDGRERLARAIDAILGLAVDRPVLMRTHMSGVLQAEGFVQCPEQQHLASLLRDTVERYGARDVDTEYPLLRALLMGAVFALLLPGAPMPLARLRAELFQRYGLDWDLGVPPGEGPPGGTRHDAFGQSSKSSK, encoded by the coding sequence ATGTCCCCGCGGAGCGCATCGGTCAATGAAGAGCTTCGTCGGCGTTCCCGGGAGCGGCTTCTGCAGGCGACCGTGGATCTCGTCGACGAGCGCGGGTACGAGGCCACGACGCTGGCCGACATCGCCGACCGGGCGGGCGCGGCACGCGGGCTGGTGTCGTACTACTTCCCGGGAAAAAGGCAGCTGCTGCAGTCGGCCGTGCACCGGATGATGCACCGCGCGCTGGAGGCGGCGCTGGAGCGCGAGCCCCGCACGGAGGACGGCCGGGAGCGGCTGGCCCGGGCGATCGACGCCATTCTCGGGCTCGCGGTCGACCGCCCCGTACTGATGCGCACACATATGTCGGGAGTCCTGCAGGCCGAGGGATTCGTCCAGTGCCCGGAACAGCAGCACCTCGCTTCCCTGCTGCGCGACACGGTGGAGCGGTACGGCGCGCGGGATGTCGACACGGAGTATCCGCTGCTGCGCGCGCTGCTGATGGGCGCGGTCTTCGCGTTGCTGCTGCCCGGCGCGCCGATGCCGCTGGCGCGGCTGCGTGCGGAGTTGTTCCAGCGGTACGGACTGGACTGGGACCTCGGCGTTCCGCCGGGCGAGGGGCCGCCCGGCGGAACGCGTCATGACGCCTTCGGTCAGTCGTCGAAGTCGTCGAAATAG
- a CDS encoding DUF5134 domain-containing protein produces the protein MHGPAMAGWLLVALCGATVAYCLVRMRSCSGEARRAAGGEALMGFGMAAMAVPVAVLALPEWGWVVYAAVFGAAALRTLRPALRGGHHLHHLVGSLTMVYMAVVMRSGGGEHAGHSAAGVPLLTGALLVYYTVYVLRSGFRLMPVPSPAGGAATATLSWGGRPELALACRLSMGIAMLTMLLAL, from the coding sequence GTGCACGGACCGGCGATGGCCGGCTGGCTGCTCGTGGCGCTGTGCGGGGCGACCGTGGCGTACTGCCTGGTGCGGATGCGCAGTTGCTCCGGCGAGGCCCGCAGGGCGGCCGGAGGTGAAGCTCTGATGGGCTTCGGAATGGCCGCGATGGCGGTGCCCGTCGCCGTCCTCGCGCTGCCGGAGTGGGGCTGGGTGGTGTACGCCGCGGTCTTCGGCGCCGCCGCGCTGCGCACCCTGCGGCCCGCCCTGCGAGGCGGCCACCATCTGCACCATCTCGTCGGCTCCCTCACCATGGTCTACATGGCGGTGGTGATGAGGTCCGGCGGCGGGGAGCACGCCGGGCATTCGGCCGCCGGGGTGCCGCTGCTCACCGGCGCGCTGCTGGTGTACTACACCGTGTACGTGCTGCGTTCGGGGTTCCGGCTGATGCCCGTGCCGTCCCCCGCGGGCGGCGCGGCGACGGCGACGCTCTCCTGGGGCGGGCGCCCCGAGCTGGCCCTGGCCTGCAGGCTTTCCATGGGCATCGCCATGCTGACGATGCTGCTCGCCCTCTGA
- a CDS encoding phosphatase PAP2 family protein has product MHSPRPAPPTPPAPSRAGAPACTGALFAALSLALVILVAASWSPLLSFDRAVTDPLHRWAVAEPALTRVNRVFSDWVWDPWTMRALIAAAVIRLWLLRERLLAVWIAVTSALAALLQQGLKAAVGRERPQWPDPVDSAHYAAFPSGHAMTAMVTCGLLLWLFRRCGMSGRPWAVSVAVAAVSVAGVGLTRLYLGVHWPSDVLGGWLLGACVIALSIASYERVVLSRKR; this is encoded by the coding sequence ATGCACTCCCCACGCCCGGCACCCCCCACACCCCCGGCGCCCTCCCGGGCCGGCGCACCGGCCTGTACGGGCGCGCTGTTCGCCGCCCTCTCCCTGGCACTGGTGATCCTGGTCGCCGCTTCCTGGTCCCCCCTGCTCTCCTTCGACCGTGCGGTGACAGATCCACTGCACCGCTGGGCAGTGGCCGAGCCGGCACTCACCCGGGTGAACCGGGTGTTCAGCGACTGGGTGTGGGATCCGTGGACGATGCGTGCGCTGATCGCCGCGGCCGTCATCCGGCTGTGGCTGCTGCGGGAGCGGCTGCTCGCCGTGTGGATCGCGGTGACGAGTGCGCTGGCCGCTCTCCTCCAGCAGGGACTGAAGGCGGCCGTGGGCCGGGAGCGTCCGCAGTGGCCCGACCCGGTCGACTCCGCCCACTACGCGGCCTTCCCCTCCGGCCATGCGATGACGGCCATGGTCACCTGCGGCCTGCTGCTGTGGCTGTTCAGGCGGTGCGGAATGAGCGGGCGCCCATGGGCCGTGAGCGTCGCTGTCGCGGCCGTCTCCGTCGCCGGAGTGGGCCTCACACGGCTGTACCTCGGCGTGCACTGGCCCTCGGACGTGCTGGGCGGCTGGCTGCTCGGCGCATGTGTCATCGCTCTCTCCATCGCCTCCTACGAACGTGTGGTCTTGTCGCGGAAGCGGTGA
- a CDS encoding HAD family hydrolase, with product MAIKGVLFDFSGTLFRIESVEGWLRAVLDARGTTLPEPELSRCTMELDAAGALPGGSSPLRLPPHLTELWATRDESRERHRAAYTGLARQVALPDEGLYDALYERHMTPAAWRPYPDAEGVLRALRERGVGVAVVSNIGWDLRPVFRAHGLDALVDAYVLSYEHGVQKPDVRLFRAACQELGQDPGDVLMVGDDRSADGGAVDLGCAVHFVDHLPVDERPAGLRPVVRLTD from the coding sequence ATGGCGATCAAGGGTGTGCTCTTCGACTTCTCCGGAACGCTCTTCCGTATCGAATCGGTCGAGGGCTGGCTGCGCGCCGTCCTGGACGCGCGGGGCACCACGCTCCCCGAGCCCGAACTCTCCCGCTGCACCATGGAGTTGGATGCCGCCGGCGCACTTCCCGGCGGCTCGTCCCCGCTGCGGCTGCCGCCGCACCTCACCGAGCTGTGGGCGACCCGCGACGAGAGCAGGGAGCGGCACCGGGCCGCGTACACCGGTCTCGCCCGCCAGGTGGCACTGCCGGACGAGGGTCTGTACGACGCGCTGTACGAGCGCCACATGACTCCGGCCGCCTGGCGCCCGTACCCGGACGCCGAAGGGGTGCTGCGCGCGCTGCGCGAGCGGGGTGTGGGCGTGGCGGTGGTCAGCAACATCGGCTGGGATCTGCGGCCGGTCTTCCGCGCCCACGGCCTGGACGCCCTGGTGGATGCGTATGTCCTGTCGTACGAGCACGGCGTGCAGAAGCCTGATGTGCGTCTGTTCCGGGCCGCCTGCCAGGAGCTGGGCCAGGACCCGGGCGATGTCCTGATGGTGGGCGACGACCGGAGCGCGGACGGCGGAGCCGTGGATCTCGGCTGTGCGGTGCATTTCGTGGATCATCTGCCGGTGGACGAACGTCCGGCGGGGCTGCGCCCGGTTGTCCGGCTGACCGACTGA
- a CDS encoding M56 family metallopeptidase yields the protein MWVSLALLLLGALASVLAPRLLSRPDWPEREPVVALWVWQCVVAGVLLCFGLSMTFSAAAAWQLVRGHVFAPAPHGVVEAYALGAHEPWAAVLAVLLACGGLWTGAMLTREIHRARVRRRKRRTEHLVRSPLLPGEEPGSEPLAVLEGERPDAWWLPGAAPQLVITTAALRRLKGRQLDAVLAHEQGHAQARHDWLRHCSGALANGFPQVPVFAAFRDEMHRLVELAADDVASRRFGRLTIALALVELNEDRGVFGPCPTPHAQLPQRVNRLLTPAPRLTAGHRLRLTAAAALVPVVPLVVAFVPGLRALG from the coding sequence ATGTGGGTCTCCCTCGCGCTGCTGCTGCTAGGCGCACTGGCCTCCGTCCTGGCCCCGCGACTTCTGTCGCGGCCGGACTGGCCGGAGCGCGAGCCCGTGGTGGCGCTGTGGGTCTGGCAGTGCGTGGTGGCCGGCGTGCTGCTGTGCTTCGGGCTCTCCATGACGTTCAGCGCGGCCGCGGCCTGGCAGCTGGTACGAGGTCATGTCTTCGCACCCGCCCCGCACGGCGTGGTCGAGGCGTACGCCCTCGGCGCGCACGAACCCTGGGCCGCCGTCCTCGCGGTCCTTCTGGCGTGCGGAGGGCTGTGGACCGGGGCGATGCTCACCCGGGAGATCCACCGGGCCCGTGTGCGGCGCAGGAAGCGGCGTACGGAACACCTGGTGCGCTCCCCTCTGCTGCCGGGCGAGGAGCCGGGCAGCGAGCCATTGGCCGTGCTGGAGGGCGAGCGGCCCGACGCCTGGTGGCTGCCGGGTGCCGCACCCCAACTGGTCATCACCACCGCGGCGTTGCGCCGACTGAAGGGCCGTCAGCTCGATGCCGTACTGGCGCACGAGCAGGGTCACGCCCAGGCGCGGCACGACTGGCTGCGGCACTGTTCCGGCGCGCTCGCCAACGGCTTTCCGCAGGTGCCGGTGTTCGCGGCGTTCCGTGACGAGATGCACCGGCTGGTCGAGCTGGCCGCCGACGATGTCGCCTCGCGGCGCTTCGGCCGGCTCACCATCGCACTGGCTCTGGTCGAACTCAACGAGGACCGCGGAGTGTTCGGCCCCTGTCCCACGCCGCACGCCCAGCTGCCGCAGCGGGTGAACCGGCTGCTGACACCGGCGCCGCGGCTCACCGCGGGGCACCGTCTGCGGCTGACCGCGGCCGCCGCGCTGGTACCGGTGGTTCCGCTCGTGGTGGCCTTCGTGCCGGGACTGCGGGCACTGGGTTAG